The following proteins come from a genomic window of Pseudomonas putida:
- the gabP gene encoding GABA permease, whose protein sequence is MSGNNSNDLAQGLKQRHVTMLSIAGVIGAGLFVGSGHAIAAAGPAVLLAYAAAGTLVVLVMRMLGEMAIASPDTGSFSTYADRAIGRWAGFTIGWLYWWFWVLVIPLEANAAAAILHAWFPAVDLWAFSLLITLALTLTNLCSVKNYGEFEFWFALLKVLAIIGFIVVGCVAMFGLMPSSQVSGASHLFDTQGFMPNGLGAVLAAMLTTMFSFMGTEIVTIAAAESKDPGKQISRATNSVIWRICLFYLVSIFLVVALVPWNDPALAEAGSYQTVLSRIGVPNAKLIVDIVVLIAVTSCLNSALYTSSRMLFSLSKRGDAPAIAQRTTKAATPHVAVLLSTAAAFLCVFANYVAPAQVFEFLLASSGAIALLVYLVIAISQLRMRSQREARGEKIDFKMWLFPGLTWASIAFIVAVLVVMALREDHRAEIIATALLSIGVVAAGLLVHRKRQAAGRVALDN, encoded by the coding sequence ATGAGCGGTAACAATTCCAATGACCTCGCTCAGGGGCTCAAACAACGGCATGTGACCATGCTGTCCATTGCTGGCGTTATCGGCGCCGGCCTGTTCGTCGGCTCCGGCCACGCCATCGCGGCTGCAGGCCCTGCCGTGCTGCTGGCCTACGCCGCTGCCGGTACCCTGGTAGTGCTGGTGATGCGCATGCTGGGTGAAATGGCGATCGCCTCGCCGGATACCGGTTCGTTCTCCACCTACGCCGACCGCGCCATTGGCCGCTGGGCCGGTTTCACCATCGGCTGGCTGTACTGGTGGTTCTGGGTGCTGGTGATCCCGCTGGAGGCCAACGCCGCTGCAGCAATCCTGCATGCCTGGTTCCCCGCCGTCGACCTCTGGGCCTTCTCCCTGCTGATCACCTTGGCGCTGACCCTGACCAACCTGTGCAGTGTGAAGAACTACGGTGAGTTCGAGTTCTGGTTCGCTCTGCTGAAGGTGCTGGCGATCATCGGTTTCATCGTCGTTGGCTGTGTCGCCATGTTCGGCCTGATGCCGAGCAGCCAGGTGAGCGGTGCCAGCCACCTGTTCGACACCCAGGGCTTCATGCCCAATGGCTTGGGCGCCGTGCTGGCGGCCATGCTGACCACCATGTTCTCGTTCATGGGTACCGAGATCGTCACCATCGCTGCTGCCGAATCGAAAGACCCGGGCAAGCAGATCAGCCGTGCCACCAACTCGGTGATCTGGCGTATCTGCCTGTTCTACCTGGTGTCGATCTTCCTGGTCGTGGCCCTGGTGCCGTGGAACGATCCGGCGCTGGCCGAGGCCGGCTCGTACCAGACCGTGCTGAGCCGCATCGGCGTGCCGAATGCCAAGCTGATCGTCGACATCGTGGTGTTGATCGCTGTAACCAGCTGCCTGAACTCGGCGCTGTACACCTCGTCGCGCATGCTGTTCTCGCTGAGCAAGCGCGGTGATGCCCCAGCTATCGCACAGCGCACCACCAAGGCGGCGACCCCGCATGTAGCCGTGTTGCTGTCCACCGCTGCGGCGTTCCTGTGTGTGTTCGCCAACTACGTGGCGCCTGCCCAGGTGTTCGAGTTCCTGCTGGCAAGCTCCGGCGCCATCGCGCTGCTGGTTTACCTGGTGATCGCCATTTCGCAGCTGCGCATGCGTAGCCAGCGTGAAGCGCGCGGTGAAAAGATCGACTTTAAGATGTGGCTGTTCCCGGGCCTGACCTGGGCGAGCATTGCCTTCATCGTTGCCGTGCTGGTGGTGATGGCGCTGCGTGAGGACCACCGTGCGGAGATCATCGCGACGGCGCTGCTGAGCATTGGGGTGGTGGCGGCTGGCTTGCTGGTGCATCGTAAGCGCCAGGCTGCCGGGCGGGTGGCGCTGGATAACTGA
- a CDS encoding ABC transporter ATP-binding protein, with translation MAQATPALEIRNLHKRYGDQEILKGISLTARDGDVISILGSSGSGKSTLLRCINLLENPHQGEILVAGEALKLKAAKNGDLIAADNRQINRLRSEIGFVFQNFNLWPHMSILDNIIEAPRRVLGQSKAEATEAAEALLNKVGIYDKRHSYPAQLSGGQQQRAAIARTLAMRPKVILFDEPTSALDPEMVQEVLNVIRALAEEGRTMLLVTHEMNFARQVSSEVVFLHQGLVEEQGSPQQVFENPTSARCKQFMSSHR, from the coding sequence ATGGCCCAGGCCACGCCCGCGCTGGAAATCCGCAACCTGCACAAACGCTACGGCGACCAGGAAATTCTCAAGGGCATTTCGCTGACCGCGCGTGACGGTGACGTGATCTCCATTCTGGGATCGTCCGGCTCCGGCAAGTCCACCCTGCTGCGCTGCATCAACCTGTTGGAAAACCCGCACCAGGGCGAAATCCTGGTTGCCGGTGAGGCTCTCAAGCTCAAGGCCGCCAAGAACGGCGACCTGATCGCTGCCGACAACCGCCAGATCAATCGCCTGCGCAGCGAGATCGGCTTCGTCTTCCAGAATTTCAACCTGTGGCCGCACATGTCGATCCTCGACAACATCATCGAGGCGCCACGCCGCGTGCTCGGCCAGAGCAAGGCCGAAGCCACCGAAGCCGCCGAAGCGCTGCTGAACAAGGTCGGCATCTACGACAAGCGCCACAGCTACCCCGCCCAGCTTTCCGGTGGCCAGCAGCAGCGTGCTGCCATCGCCCGCACCCTGGCCATGCGGCCTAAAGTCATTCTGTTCGATGAGCCAACCTCGGCGCTCGATCCGGAAATGGTCCAGGAAGTGCTTAACGTTATCCGCGCACTGGCCGAAGAAGGCCGTACCATGCTGCTGGTGACGCACGAGATGAACTTTGCCCGCCAGGTGTCCAGTGAAGTGGTTTTCCTGCACCAGGGCCTGGTTGAAGAGCAAGGATCGCCGCAGCAGGTCTTCGAAAACCCGACCTCGGCGCGTTGCAAGCAATTCATGTCCAGCCACCGCTAA
- the mutY gene encoding A/G-specific adenine glycosylase, which yields MSPAQFSSAVLDWYDQHGRHDLPWQQGINPYRVWVSEIMLQQTQVSTVLNYFDRFMQALPTVQALAEAPEDEVLHLWTGLGYYTRARNLQKAARIVVEQHGGEFPRSVEQLTELPGIGRSTAGAIASISMGIRVPILDGNVKRVLARFTAQAGYPGEPKVANALWATAERFTPQQRANHYTQAMMDLGATLCTRSKPSCLLCPVRSGCEAHLHGEETRYPEPKPRKALPQRRTLMPLLANHEGAILLYRRPSSGLWGGLWSLPELDAIEQLDDLAYQHGLRLAESRALDGLTHTFSHFQLAIEPWLVRVDPVGQHVAEADWLWYNLATPPRLGLAAPVKKLLKRAADELIAGDAR from the coding sequence ATGAGCCCTGCGCAGTTCTCCAGCGCCGTGCTGGACTGGTACGACCAGCACGGCCGACACGACCTGCCCTGGCAACAGGGCATTAACCCTTACCGGGTGTGGGTGTCGGAAATCATGCTGCAACAGACCCAGGTCAGCACCGTGCTGAACTACTTCGACCGCTTCATGCAGGCCCTGCCCACTGTGCAGGCGCTGGCCGAGGCCCCGGAGGACGAGGTGCTGCACCTGTGGACCGGCCTGGGTTACTACACCCGTGCACGCAACCTGCAGAAGGCCGCCAGGATCGTCGTCGAGCAACACGGCGGCGAGTTCCCGCGTAGTGTCGAACAGCTTACCGAGCTGCCAGGTATAGGCCGCTCCACGGCCGGTGCCATTGCCAGCATCAGCATGGGTATCCGTGTGCCGATCCTGGACGGCAACGTCAAACGCGTGCTGGCCCGCTTTACCGCCCAGGCCGGCTACCCGGGCGAGCCGAAGGTGGCCAATGCCCTGTGGGCCACTGCCGAGCGCTTTACCCCGCAACAACGCGCCAACCACTATACCCAGGCGATGATGGACCTGGGCGCCACGCTGTGCACCCGCAGCAAGCCGAGTTGCCTGTTGTGCCCCGTGCGCAGCGGCTGCGAAGCGCACCTGCACGGCGAAGAAACACGTTACCCCGAGCCCAAACCGCGCAAGGCCCTGCCCCAGCGGCGCACCCTGATGCCGCTGTTGGCCAACCATGAAGGCGCGATCCTGCTTTACCGCCGCCCGTCCAGTGGCCTCTGGGGCGGCCTGTGGAGCCTGCCCGAGCTGGACGCCATCGAGCAGCTCGATGACCTGGCCTACCAGCATGGCCTGCGCCTGGCCGAAAGCCGCGCACTGGACGGCCTGACCCATACCTTCAGCCATTTCCAGCTGGCGATCGAGCCATGGCTGGTGCGTGTCGACCCGGTCGGCCAGCACGTGGCCGAGGCCGACTGGCTCTGGTATAACCTCGCCACCCCGCCGCGCCTGGGCCTCGCTGCCCCGGTCAAAAAGCTGCTCAAACGCGCGGCCGACGAACTGATTGCAGGAGATGCCCGATGA
- the ppk2 gene encoding polyphosphate kinase 2 gives MSEESPLLLPAPAPAEPTPSTTPKPRARRARQRKPEPSITQVSQEPAALEVASAPKGSNEDSTSARLPASYPYPTRMRRQEYEKAKHALQIELLKVQSWVKDTGQRVVVLFEGRDAAGKGGTIKRFMEHLNPRGARIVALEKPSEQEKGQWYFQRYIQHLPTAGEMVFFDRSWYNRAGVEKVMEFCTPLQYLEFMRQAPDLERMLCNSGILLFKYWFSVNREEQLRRFISRRDDPLKHWKLSPIDIKSLDKWEDYTAAKEAMFFHTDTGDAPWTVIKSDDKKRARINCIRHFLHSLDYPGKDPSVAFAPDDLLVGRASRGFEEDEGPALDS, from the coding sequence ATGAGCGAAGAATCCCCCCTACTGCTCCCCGCCCCCGCCCCCGCCGAACCGACGCCCAGCACCACACCAAAGCCTCGAGCCCGCCGCGCCCGTCAGCGCAAACCTGAGCCATCCATCACCCAGGTCAGCCAGGAGCCCGCAGCACTGGAAGTGGCCAGTGCGCCGAAAGGCAGCAACGAGGACAGCACCTCTGCCCGCCTGCCGGCGAGCTACCCCTACCCGACCCGCATGCGCCGCCAGGAATACGAGAAGGCCAAGCACGCGCTGCAGATCGAGCTGCTGAAGGTACAAAGCTGGGTCAAGGACACTGGCCAGCGCGTGGTAGTGCTGTTCGAAGGGCGAGATGCGGCAGGCAAGGGTGGCACCATCAAGCGCTTCATGGAGCACCTGAACCCGCGGGGTGCGCGCATCGTTGCGCTGGAGAAGCCTTCCGAGCAGGAAAAGGGCCAGTGGTATTTCCAGCGCTATATCCAGCACCTGCCCACGGCCGGTGAAATGGTGTTCTTCGACCGCTCCTGGTACAACCGCGCCGGGGTCGAGAAGGTGATGGAGTTCTGCACACCGCTGCAGTACCTGGAGTTCATGCGCCAGGCGCCGGACCTTGAGCGCATGCTGTGCAACAGCGGCATCCTGCTGTTCAAGTACTGGTTCTCGGTGAACCGTGAAGAGCAGTTGCGCCGCTTCATCTCGCGCCGGGACGACCCGCTCAAGCACTGGAAGCTCTCGCCCATCGACATCAAGTCGCTGGATAAATGGGAGGACTACACCGCCGCCAAGGAGGCGATGTTCTTCCATACCGACACTGGCGATGCACCGTGGACGGTGATCAAGTCCGATGACAAGAAGCGCGCACGGATCAACTGCATCCGGCATTTCCTGCATTCGCTGGATTACCCGGGCAAGGACCCAAGCGTGGCGTTCGCGCCGGATGACTTGCTGGTTGGCCGGGCTTCGCGCGGGTTCGAGGAGGATGAAGGGCCTGCGCTCGACAGTTGA
- a CDS encoding AsmA family protein produces the protein MKAFGKLLGLGLLGLLLIIVALGFALTHLFDPNDYKDEIRQLARDKAHVELTLNGDIGWSLFPWLGLELHEASIATLNKPKEPFADLQMLGLSVRVLPLLRREVQMSDVRVEGLNLTLNRDEQGHGNWEDIGKPLPAQTDPTASAPAPAEQPSAPAEGSSERSVKLDIDSLTVNNARVHYTDAKTGQSYTAESIQLSTGPVHEGANIPLKASAFLSASQPNMKARTELAGELRFDRKLKRYNFEDMRLSGETSGEPLAGKTMTFAAQGQLLVDMAANVASWNGLKISANQLRALGELNLRDLDKTPQLSGGLSIAQFDLRTFLDGVGHPLPATNDPAAFNKLELVSRLQGTPSSLALEDLAVKLDDSTFSGRVAVEDFAKQALRVQLKADKFDADRYMPAKSEAAKGATAARQNEVKQQEASAIAGAGSSPLPNAPTQVAWSNDKLLPVDRLRTLDLQADLAFGSLTLDKLPISDAQLQANGQGGLVTLQTLRGGLYNGSFEAKGTVDVRPAVPQIGVNTKINRVPVEHFIKAEDKDQAPPVKGLLTLTSDLTATGNSQKALVDTLNGNANFTINDGVLVNANLEQQLCQAIATLNRKTLSGEPRGKDTPFEELRGSLVVRNGVASNPDLKARIPGLTVNGHGDLDLRVLGMDYNVGVIVEGDQRAMPDPACQVNERYVGVELPLRCRGPLELGAKACRLDQDGLGKVAAKLAGNRLKDKIDEKLDEKLGDKVSPELKDALKGLFKR, from the coding sequence ATGAAAGCGTTCGGCAAACTCCTGGGACTGGGGCTTCTCGGGTTGCTGCTGATCATCGTGGCGCTGGGCTTCGCCCTGACCCACCTCTTCGATCCCAACGACTATAAAGACGAGATCCGCCAGTTGGCGCGCGACAAAGCCCACGTCGAGCTGACCCTCAATGGCGACATCGGCTGGAGCCTGTTCCCGTGGCTGGGCCTGGAGCTTCACGAAGCCAGCATCGCCACCCTGAACAAGCCCAAGGAACCGTTCGCCGACCTGCAGATGCTTGGCCTGTCGGTACGCGTGCTGCCCTTGCTGCGCCGTGAAGTGCAGATGAGCGATGTGCGCGTCGAAGGCCTGAACCTGACCCTGAACCGTGATGAACAGGGCCATGGCAACTGGGAAGACATCGGCAAGCCGCTGCCTGCGCAAACCGACCCAACTGCCAGTGCACCTGCGCCTGCCGAACAGCCCAGCGCACCTGCAGAGGGCAGCAGCGAACGTTCGGTCAAGCTCGACATCGACAGCCTGACCGTGAACAACGCCCGTGTGCACTACACCGATGCCAAGACCGGCCAGAGCTACACCGCCGAAAGCATCCAGCTGAGCACCGGCCCGGTCCACGAGGGCGCGAACATCCCGCTCAAGGCCAGCGCCTTCCTCAGCGCCAGCCAGCCGAACATGAAGGCACGCACCGAACTTGCCGGCGAACTGCGCTTTGACCGCAAGCTCAAGCGCTACAACTTCGAGGACATGCGCCTGTCCGGCGAAACCTCGGGCGAGCCTCTGGCCGGCAAAACCATGACCTTCGCGGCCCAAGGTCAGCTGTTGGTCGACATGGCAGCCAACGTCGCCTCCTGGAACGGCCTGAAAATCTCGGCCAACCAGCTGCGCGCCCTTGGCGAGCTGAACCTGCGCGACCTGGACAAGACGCCGCAGCTCAGCGGTGGGCTGTCCATCGCCCAGTTCGACCTGCGCACCTTCCTCGATGGCGTCGGCCATCCGCTGCCGGCCACCAACGACCCCGCCGCCTTCAACAAGCTGGAGCTGGTCAGCCGCCTGCAGGGCACGCCAAGCAGCCTGGCCCTGGAAGACCTCGCCGTAAAACTCGACGACAGCACCTTCAGCGGCCGCGTTGCCGTCGAGGACTTTGCCAAGCAAGCCCTGCGCGTGCAGCTCAAGGCCGACAAGTTCGACGCCGACCGCTACATGCCGGCCAAGAGCGAAGCAGCCAAGGGTGCCACCGCAGCGCGCCAGAACGAGGTCAAGCAACAGGAAGCCAGCGCCATCGCCGGTGCCGGCAGTTCGCCGCTGCCAAACGCGCCCACCCAGGTAGCCTGGAGCAACGACAAGCTGCTGCCGGTGGACCGTCTTCGCACGCTCGACCTGCAGGCCGACCTGGCCTTCGGCTCACTGACCCTGGACAAGCTGCCGATCAGCGACGCGCAGTTGCAAGCGAACGGCCAGGGCGGCCTGGTCACCCTGCAGACCCTGCGCGGTGGCCTCTACAACGGCAGCTTTGAAGCCAAGGGCACCGTAGATGTGCGCCCAGCCGTGCCGCAGATCGGCGTCAATACCAAGATCAACCGGGTGCCGGTGGAGCACTTCATCAAGGCTGAAGACAAAGACCAGGCACCGCCGGTCAAAGGCCTGCTGACCCTGACCAGCGACCTGACAGCCACCGGTAACAGCCAGAAGGCACTGGTGGACACCCTCAACGGCAACGCAAACTTCACCATCAACGACGGCGTGCTGGTCAACGCCAACCTGGAACAGCAGCTCTGCCAGGCCATCGCCACCCTCAACCGCAAGACGCTCAGCGGCGAACCACGCGGCAAGGACACGCCGTTCGAAGAACTGCGCGGCAGCCTGGTGGTGCGCAACGGCGTGGCCAGCAATCCGGACCTCAAGGCGCGCATCCCAGGCCTCACCGTCAACGGCCACGGCGACCTCGACCTGCGCGTGCTGGGCATGGACTACAACGTCGGCGTAATCGTCGAAGGTGACCAGCGTGCCATGCCCGACCCGGCCTGCCAGGTCAACGAGCGTTACGTCGGCGTCGAACTGCCGCTGCGTTGCCGTGGCCCGCTGGAGCTTGGCGCCAAGGCCTGCCGCCTGGACCAGGACGGCCTGGGCAAGGTTGCCGCCAAACTGGCCGGCAACCGCCTCAAAGACAAGATCGATGAAAAGCTCGATGAAAAACTCGGAGACAAAGTGAGCCCAGAATTGAAAGACGCGCTCAAGGGGCTGTTCAAGCGATGA
- a CDS encoding oxidative damage protection protein, whose translation MTRTVMCRKYKEQLPGLERPPYPGAKGQDIFEHISQQAWADWQKHQTMLINEKRLNMMNAEDRKYLQGEMDKFFAGEDYAQAEGYVPPAE comes from the coding sequence ATGACCCGCACCGTGATGTGCCGCAAATACAAAGAACAACTGCCAGGCCTGGAGCGCCCGCCTTACCCCGGCGCCAAGGGCCAGGACATCTTCGAGCACATCTCGCAGCAAGCCTGGGCCGACTGGCAGAAGCACCAGACCATGCTGATCAACGAGAAGCGCCTGAACATGATGAACGCCGAGGACCGCAAGTACCTTCAGGGCGAGATGGACAAGTTTTTCGCCGGCGAAGATTACGCGCAGGCGGAAGGTTACGTTCCACCGGCCGAATGA